A region of the Methylobacterium nodulans ORS 2060 genome:
GAATTCCCACAGGCCCGCCAGCGCCTTGCCGGGCGGACGCTGCGCCAGCAGCACACGCCCGTCGGCATCCACGAGCGCGACGGCGACGACGAGGAGGAGCTTGAGCGGATCGGGCATGGGCCGCGGTTAGCGCGGCGGCGCGGGTTTGGAAAGGGTGCGGGTCGCCCGTCCGGCGGGGCGGGCGACCGCGGTCACGGCGCGATCACCCAGGTGACCTCGACGGTGGCGCTCACCTCGACCGTTCCGGCCTCCACCGGCACGCTCGGCCCCCGCGCCTTCGCCGCGAAGGCCCGGCCGGCATAGACCGGAGGCTCGCTGCGGGCGGGCGACACGATGGTCTCGATGCGGCCGAGGCGTAAGCCCGCCGCCTCCGCCAGGGTCTCCGCCTGCCGGATCGCATCCTTCACGGCGGCTTTGCGCACCTCGCTCTCGGCCTTGGCGGCGTCACGCAGCCCGAAGGTCACACCGCCGATCCGGTCGGCCCCGCCGTCGAGCGTGCGGCGCATCAGCTCGCCGAGGCGGCCGAGATCGGTCAGGCGGATCTGCACCGCATTGGTGGCCTGATACCCGTCCGGAACCTCCCGGACCGGCCCGTTCGGGTCGCGCACCGGGCGCGTCACCGGCCGCAGCGTCACCGCGGAGGTCGAGACCTCCGCGCCGAACTCCTTGGCGAAGGCGATGAGCTTGCGGGCGGCCTCGGAATTCTGGTCGAGGGCGGCGGCCGCGCTCGGGGCCCGCCGCTCCACGGCGATCTCGACGGAGGCGTGGTCCGGCGGCACCTCGGCGCTGGCGCGGCCGATCACGCTGATCCGCCCGGGATCCTCGGCCGCCGCCGGGCCGGCGAGCAGCAGGGCGAGCCCCGCCGCAGCGAGAAGCCATGCGGCGGGGAGCCGTGCGGCGAAGCCCCGCCTCACGAGCGATAATCCCCGTTGATCTCGACATAGGCCTTGGTGAGGTCGCAGGTCCAGACCCGGGCCGTGCCGGCGCCGAGGCCGAGATCGACGCGGATCGTCACCTCCTGCTCGCGCATCACGGCGCTCGCGGCCGCCTCGTCGTAGGCCGGGTCGCGCGCACCCTCGACGGCGACCCGCACGTCGCCGAACCAGATGGCGAGGCGGTCGCGCTCGGCGGGCTCGCCGGCCTTTCCGACCGCCATCACCACGCGGCCCCAATTCGCGTCCTCGCCCGCCACCGCGGTCTTCACGAGCGGCGAATTGGCGATCGAGAAGGCGATGCGGCGCGCGGAGGCGTCGTCTGCCGCCCCTTCGACCTGCACGGTCACGAATTTGCGCGCGCCCTCGCCGTCGCGGGCAACGAGCTGGGCGAGCTCGATCAGGAGGTCGTCGAGGGCTGCCGCGAAGGCGGGCAGGCGCGGATCGTCCGCCGCGGTCACGGGCGGGTTCCCGGCCTGGCCCGTCGCGAATATGAGCAGCGTGTCGGAGGTCGAGGTGTCGCCGTCGACGGTCACGCAGTTGAAGCTGCGCTCCGCACCGGCGCGGAGGAGCTGCTGCAGCACCGGTGCCTCGATCGCCGCATCCGTGAACACGAAGGAGAGCATCGTGGCCATGTCGGGGGCGATCATGCCGGCCCCCTTGGCCATGCCGTTGATCGTCACCTCGGTCTCGCCGAGGCGCAGGCGGCGGGTGGCGAGCTTCGGGAAGGTGTCGGTGGTCATGATGGCCCGGGCGGCCTCGGCCCAGCGGTCTGGTTCGGGGCCGGCGCGGCCCGCGCAATCCGCGAGCACGCCCCCGAACTTCGTCGCGTCGAGCGGCTCGCCGATCACGCCGGTCGAGGCGATGAAGACCTGGTCGGGGGTGCAGCCCGCCGCCGCCGCGGCGATCTCCGCCGTGAGCGCGACCGCCTGCCGGCCCTTCATCCCCGTGAAGGCGTTGGCGTTGCCGGAATTCACCACCACGGCTCGGGCCTCGCGGGCGCCCTCGCGGGCGCCGAGCTGCGCGCGGCACCAATCCACCGCCGCCGAGGGGCATTTCGAGCGGGTGAACACGCCCGCGGCTCGCGTGCCGGGATCGAGCAGCACGAAGAGGACGTCGGTGCGGTCCCTGTAGCGGATCCCCGCCTGGGCGGTGGCGAGGCGCACGCCGGCGATCGGCGGCAGATCGGGAAGCTGGGCCGGGGCGAGCGGCGAGACGGGATGGGACATGCGGAACTCCGGCATTCCGCCGACCCCTGGGCCGGCGTGGCGGTGTTGCCCCGGCGGGCGCTGCTTCGTCAACCGGCTGCGGCTGGTCAGAGGCAGGCCTCGCCGGAACAGGGGCCGACACTGGAAAGGTGATTCCCATCACTGAGATGACGATAGTCTCGTGACCGGAAAATTCTCATCTAGAGTTGAAAAAACTCACCTAGAGAGGCAATCTTTGGTCCGCGTGACGTTGCGTCCGATTCCTCCCGGAGGTCCGCTTGGCCCACCCGCAAGTGCTGCGAGACATGGCTCTGTTCGTCGAGGTGGCGAAGCGCAAGAGCTTCAGCCAGGCCGCCGCCGCGCTGGACGTGCCGATCTCCTCGCTGTCGCGCCGGATTACCCAGTTCGAGGCCTCGATCGGCCTGCGCCTTCTGGACCGCACCACCCGGAAGCTGGTGCTGACGCCTTACGGCGAGGCTTATTACGAGCAGGCGATTCGGCTCGTCGAGGAGGCACAGCGCTGCTTCGACGATCTGGTGGCGCAGGCGCGCGGCCCGAGCGGCCTGCTGCGGATCAGTGCGCCGCCGGAAGCCTGGGCTCTGCGGCACCTGCCGGATGTGATCGCGGCCTTCCTGCGGACACATGAGCACGTGCGCATCCATGTGGACCTGCGGATGCCGGGATCCGACCTCATGTCGGAGGGATGCGACCTCGCCATCGTGATGGAGGAGCCGCGGGAGACCGCGGTGATCGCGCGGCCGATCGGGCAGCTCAGCACCGGTCTGTTCGCTGCGCCGTCCTACCTCGCCCGGGCCGGCGCGCCGCGGCACCCGGACGACCTCGCGCATCAGCAGCACACGCTTCTCGTGGCGGCGAGCGGTTCGACCCCGCTCGTGCTGGCGCGGGCCGGCGAAAGCGTCACGGTGACAGCCGGCGGTGCCGTGTCCTGCAACAGCCTTCCGCTCGCCCAGCGCTTCGCGGCGGCGGGGCACGGCCTCGTGCTGCTGCCCGAGATCGATGCGGCCGCGGAGATGCCGGCCCTGCAGCGGGTGCTGCCGGACTGGAGCGGGCCGCCCGTCCCGGTCGCGATCGTCACGACCTCGCGCCTGATCCCGGCCAGGGCGCGCGCCTTCATCGATGTCGGCGGTCGCCATCTGGCGGCGCTGCTGTCGCTGCGCGGGTCCGACGGCGCCGAGGGCGAGGAGGCGGCGGACCTCTCGCCGCTCTACGCGTGGCAGGCCTGATCCGGTTTCGGGAGGCTCGGTTCGGAGACCGATCACCGAGGCCTCGCAGCGCGGAGCAGAGTTCCGCGCGGGCTTGAGCGGAGCCGCCACCTGCATGGCCAAGCCATCCTGTATGGCGACGCCATCCATCGGATGTCGGATGAGACTTCTGCCGCCGCCGCGCCTCTGCTAGCTCCCGTGACGGGGAGCGGACGGGATGGCGGACGAGAGTGCGGAATTCGATCGCCCGGCTGTCTCGCTCGCCGGGCTCTTCCCCTGTCTCGGCCCGGGCGAGGCGCTCGCCGTGGTGGCGCGGGCGGAGGCGGTGATCGCCGGGCTTCCGCCCGAGCGAAGATCCCTGCCGCCGGACGAGACCGCCCGGATCGCACGGTTCCTCCAGCCGCAGGATCGGCGCGAGCGCATGGCCGCGCACGGCCTCCTTCGCCACCTCCTCGGCGCGCATCTCGGCCGGGCGCCGGGCGGCATCGTGCTCACGCGCGACCGCTTCGGCCGGCCGTCTCTTGCGGAGGCGCCGGGCCTCGACCTGAATCTCAGCCACGGGGCCGGCTGGGTCGCCGTCGGGCTGGGGTGCGGCGGGCGGGTCGGCGTCGATGTCGAGGGGGCGAGCCGGCCCGTGGAGTGGGACGCCGTGGCGCGGCTGTTCCTGCATCCGGCGGAACTCGCGGCCTTCCGGGCGCTGCCATCCGCCGCGCGGCCTGCGCGCGCGCTCGAACTCTGGGCCGTGAAGGAGGCGTGCCTGAAGGCGAGCGGGGAGGGGCTGTCGGCCGCGCCCCAGACGGTGCGCCTCGCCCCCGAGGAGGAGGCGTGGTCGCTCGCGCATCGCGGCCTGCGGCTGCGGGCGTGGTCGCGCCTCCTCGATGACGGCGCCCGCTTCGCCTGGGCGGGCGAGGCGGGCCTGCGCTTCCGGGTCGTGCGGGCCAGCGCCTGAGGGCTCAGACGAAGGCGCTCATGCCGCCCGAATGCTGCTGCGGGAAGCGCTCGGCCAGGGCCCGGCGGAGCTTCTCGAGGGCACGGTTCTCGATCTGGCGCACCCGCTCCTTGGAGATGCCGAGCCGGTGCCCCAGGGCTTCGAGGGTCGCCTGATCCTCGGCCAGGCGCCGCTCGTGCAGGATGCGCAGCTCGCGCTCGGAGAGCACCGTGAGGGCCTGCCGCAGCCAGGTCAGCCGCCGCTCGCCGTCGACGGCGTCCGAGACGGCCTCGTCGGGCAGCGGCGACGTGTCGACCAGGAAGTCGACCCGCTCGGCCGATGCGTCGCCCTCATCCGTGATGGGGGCGTTCAGCGACATGTCGGGGCCCGAGAGCCGGGCATCCATCAGCGCCACGTCCTCGCGGGAGACGCCGATGGCCGTGGCGATGCGGCTGTGGATCTCGTCGCCGACGCGCTCGTCGGTCGACTGCATCAGCCGGGCGCGCAGGCGGCGCAGGTTGAAGAACAGGGCCTTCTGGGCCGAGGAGGTGCCGCCCCGGACGATCGACCAGTTGCGCAGGATGTAATCCTGGATCGAAGCGCGAATCCACCAAGTGGCATAGGTGGAGAACCGGACGTCCCGCTCCGGCTCGAAGCGGGCGGCGGCCTCCATCAGGCCGACATGTCCCTCCTGCACGAGGTCGGCCATGGGCAGGCCGTAATGCCGGAAGCGGCCCGCCAGGGCGATGACGAGGCGCATATGGGCCGAGATCAGGCGGTGCAGGGCCTGTTCGTCGCGTTCATCCTTCCAGCGGACCGCAAGGCCGCGCTCCTCTTCCCGCTCCAGGAAGGGCGCGTCCATCGCCATGCGCACGAACTGCCGACGTATCCCCGCGATTTCCGCCATCCCCGCCTCCGCCAGCACGCCCATGACCGCCCATGACGGGGTCGCACGATGGCGCGCGCATCCGATCGACGTCCTCACGGGCCTGCGACAACGGCCCATGCGTGGCATTGGTTCCGCACCGCAAAGGCGAAGACGGGAGAACCCGGGGCAGGTGTGGCTTTGATGCAACGAAAAAGCCCGGCGCGAGGCCGGGCTTTGCAAGAGGCGGGAACGGGGCGGATCAGGCCGCTTCGGCCTCGTCCTGGATGTCCTCGGCGTCGGGTTCGCCCTCGACCTCGGCGCTCTTTGCCCGCCGCGGCGACTTGGCGAGGCTCTGCTCGATGAGCTTGAGCGACTCCGTGTCCGTGATCTTGTTGACCGCGGCAATCTCGCGCACCACCCGGTCGAGGGCCGCCTCGTAGAGCTGGCGCTCGGAATAGGACTGCTCGGGCTGGGCCTCGGACCGGTAGAGGTCGCGCACCACCTCGGTCACCGCGATGAGGTCGCCCGAGTTGATCTTCGCCTCGTATTCCTGGGCGCGGCGCGACCACATGGTGCGCTTCACGCGGGCGCGACCGGTCAGCACGTCCAGCGCCTTCTTGACCAGCTCCGGCTCGGCGAGCTTGCGCATGCCGACCGCGTTCGCCTTGGCGGTCGGGACCCGAAGAACCATTTTGTCCTTCTCGAACGACACCACGAACAGCTCGAGCTTGTAGCCGGCAATCTCCTGCTCCTCGATGGCCGTGATGCGGCCGACGCCGTGGGCGGGGTACACGATCGCTTCGCCGGTCTTGAAGCCCTGCCGGGCAGCTGTCGTCTTCTTGGCGGTCGTCATGCGGGGGTGGCCTCCAGGTCGCCGTCCACGGTCTTCTCGCCGCGGGCGGGTCATTCGTCCGGGTCAGGGAGCCCGGCTGAAAATACATGCCAGTCGGACGCCCCGAAGACGCCCGCCAGTCCCTGTCAACCGATAGCTAAGGAACGTTCGAACAGACCGCGGACCGGGAAAAGCCCTCCACGGCTGACCTCATGCGGCAGGACCCCTTCGAGTAACAGCCCCGCTCAGCGGGCGCGTGCCGCATGTCGAACGTAAGCGACGGCGATCAGGACCCTAGCACGGAGAGCCCCGAAAATCAAAAAAATTCAGGCGCGCGGCGCGCATGGCAGCGCACCGTGCACCGTATCGCTTCAGGTTGTGGACGCCGCTTCCACGGCCGCGCGTCGGGGGCGGAAGACCGCTGCCCGCTTTAGTCCCCGGAGCCGGGATTGGGCGAGAAATGCGCCTCGTACTTGCCCGCGACCCCGTCCCACTCCTTGGCATCGGCCGGGGCGGGCTTCTTCTGGGTGATGTTGGGCCAGCTCTTGGCGAGGTCGGCGTTGAGCTTGAGCCACTTCTCCAGGCCCGGCTCGGTGTCGGGCTTGATCGCCTCGGCAGGGCATTCGGGCTCGCAGACGCCGCAATCGATGCACTCGTCGGGGTGGATGACGAGCATGTTCTCACCCTCGTAGAAGCAGTCGACCGGGCACACCTCCACGCAGTCCATGTACTTGCACTTGATGCAATTCTCGGTGACGACGTAGGTCATGAGCCGGTCGGTCCTTGAGGGGCGCTGGACGGGGCCTTGAGCCAGGGCCCTCGCGTGTTTCCGCCGGGCTCTAGACCCTGCCCGGGATGCTGGCAAGCGCCCGCAAGGCCGCAAGGATGTCTTGTCGCGCCGCGTCACCCGGGCGTCACGCCTTCCGCGACGTCGGCGTAGAGCAGGCGCGCCTCCGGCGCCGGGCCGCGGCGCTCGCCGAGGGCCAGCACCCGCACCGCCATGGTCGCGTGGGCCGCCGCGACGGTGATCACGTCACCGACCGCCACCGCCTTGGAGGCGGCCTCTGCCCGCTGGCCGTTCACCCGCACATGGCCGTCCGCGATGAGGCGCGCCGCGAGGCTGCGCGTCTTGGCGAAGCGGGCGAACCACAGCCACTTGTCGAGGCGCTGGCGATCCGCCCGCATCGCCGGCTCAGCGCTTGTCCCCGTCCCGCGCCTCCATCTGCGCCTTCAGGGCGAGCAGCTTGGCGAAGGGCGAATCCGGGTCGGGAGCCCGCTCGCGGCGGGGCGGGCGGTTGTCCTGCTGGCCACGATAGCTGTCGCGGCGCTCCTGCGGCGGGCGTCCGCCGCGCTCGCCCTCCGGCCCGCGGCCGTTCTGCGGTCCGCGCGGCGGGCGGCCCTCGGCGCGGGCGCCGTCCTGGCGCTCGCCCCAGCGCTGGCCGGGCCGTCCCTGCGGCCGCGGATGATCGCCGCCCGGATGGCGATCACGGCCCTGCTGGCGATCGCCACCCTGCTGGCCCTGGTCATCGCGGCGCGGGGGACGTCCCTCCGCGTGACGGGCCTGCGCCCCGGCCTGCGGGCGGCCGCGCCCCTGGTGACGGGCGGCATGGCCGCGCGGATGGCGGTGCATCCGCCAGACCTCGATGAGGATCGGCTCGGCGGGAGCGGCGGGCGCCTCCGCGGCCGGCTCCGCCGCGGGCTCGGCGGTGCTCGCCTGTGCCTCCGCAGCCTCGTGGGCCTCGTGGGCCGCATCCGGGGCCGCCTCGACGGTGTCCGGCTCCGCGGTCGCGACGGGTTCCGGCTCGCCGTGCTCCGGCTCGACGGGCGCCTCGGCCGTGACCGGCTCCGGCGCGGCCTCGGCGGCCGGGGCTTCCGGAGCGGCGGAGTCCTCGGGGGCGGATTCCTGGGGGGCGGATTCCTGGGGGGCGGCCGCGGCCTCGTGTGCCGCCTCGGCGGCGGGGAGCGCCTCGCCATCGGTGGGCGGCTCGGGGGCGTGTTCGGCCTCGGCGGGCGCCGCCTCGGCTGCAGCCGCCGCGTCGGGGGCGGAAGCGGCCGGCTGGACCGGCACGGTCGGGGCGGCTGGCCGCAGCGGCACCGTGATGGCGGGGCCGGCGCGGCGGTCCATCACGTAGCCGAGCGACTTCAGGATCGAGGCGAAATCCTCGCCCGAGCAGCCGACGAGCGAGGTCATGCCGACCGTGGCCACGAAGCCGTCGCGGTCGGCCGTGCCGGGCGGGGGCTCGCCCGGCGTCGTCCCCGGCACGTAGGCGATGGCCGGACGGATCAGGTCGGCGAGCCGCTCCAGGATGTCGACGCGCACGGCGCGCCCGCCGCAGACCCGGAAGCCCGCTGCCCGGTAGAGACCCTTGGCGATCTCGGCATCGACCGGCATGGAGGTGCGGCCGGAGCCGGCGAGATGTGCGATCTCGTCGAGGCCGCGCTGGTCGAGGCCGCCGTTCTGCAGCGCCCAGAGCTGCGCCGCGAGGGTGCGGGGCGCGGGCTTGAGGAGCGCCGGCATGTAGATGTGGTAGGCGCCGAAGCGCACGCCCCGCTTGCGCAGGGCCGCGCGGCCCTCCTGGTCGAGGCTGCGCATCTCGTTGAGGACGCGGGCGCGTTCGAGCACGCCGAGCGCCTCCGAGACCTGGAAGCCGATGCCGCGGGCAAGCCCGGTGAGGTCCTCGGCGGTCTCGAGTTCGAGGGCGGGGCCGAGCAGGCGCACGATATGCGCCTTCAGCCACG
Encoded here:
- a CDS encoding 4'-phosphopantetheinyl transferase family protein, with the translated sequence MADESAEFDRPAVSLAGLFPCLGPGEALAVVARAEAVIAGLPPERRSLPPDETARIARFLQPQDRRERMAAHGLLRHLLGAHLGRAPGGIVLTRDRFGRPSLAEAPGLDLNLSHGAGWVAVGLGCGGRVGVDVEGASRPVEWDAVARLFLHPAELAAFRALPSAARPARALELWAVKEACLKASGEGLSAAPQTVRLAPEEEAWSLAHRGLRLRAWSRLLDDGARFAWAGEAGLRFRVVRASA
- a CDS encoding RNA-binding S4 domain-containing protein, with the protein product MRADRQRLDKWLWFARFAKTRSLAARLIADGHVRVNGQRAEAASKAVAVGDVITVAAAHATMAVRVLALGERRGPAPEARLLYADVAEGVTPG
- a CDS encoding CarD family transcriptional regulator, coding for MTTAKKTTAARQGFKTGEAIVYPAHGVGRITAIEEQEIAGYKLELFVVSFEKDKMVLRVPTAKANAVGMRKLAEPELVKKALDVLTGRARVKRTMWSRRAQEYEAKINSGDLIAVTEVVRDLYRSEAQPEQSYSERQLYEAALDRVVREIAAVNKITDTESLKLIEQSLAKSPRRAKSAEVEGEPDAEDIQDEAEAA
- a CDS encoding SIMPL domain-containing protein; the encoded protein is MRRGFAARLPAAWLLAAAGLALLLAGPAAAEDPGRISVIGRASAEVPPDHASVEIAVERRAPSAAAALDQNSEAARKLIAFAKEFGAEVSTSAVTLRPVTRPVRDPNGPVREVPDGYQATNAVQIRLTDLGRLGELMRRTLDGGADRIGGVTFGLRDAAKAESEVRKAAVKDAIRQAETLAEAAGLRLGRIETIVSPARSEPPVYAGRAFAAKARGPSVPVEAGTVEVSATVEVTWVIAP
- a CDS encoding RNA polymerase factor sigma-32, with protein sequence MAEIAGIRRQFVRMAMDAPFLEREEERGLAVRWKDERDEQALHRLISAHMRLVIALAGRFRHYGLPMADLVQEGHVGLMEAAARFEPERDVRFSTYATWWIRASIQDYILRNWSIVRGGTSSAQKALFFNLRRLRARLMQSTDERVGDEIHSRIATAIGVSREDVALMDARLSGPDMSLNAPITDEGDASAERVDFLVDTSPLPDEAVSDAVDGERRLTWLRQALTVLSERELRILHERRLAEDQATLEALGHRLGISKERVRQIENRALEKLRRALAERFPQQHSGGMSAFV
- the argJ gene encoding bifunctional glutamate N-acetyltransferase/amino-acid acetyltransferase ArgJ, whose amino-acid sequence is MSHPVSPLAPAQLPDLPPIAGVRLATAQAGIRYRDRTDVLFVLLDPGTRAAGVFTRSKCPSAAVDWCRAQLGAREGAREARAVVVNSGNANAFTGMKGRQAVALTAEIAAAAAGCTPDQVFIASTGVIGEPLDATKFGGVLADCAGRAGPEPDRWAEAARAIMTTDTFPKLATRRLRLGETEVTINGMAKGAGMIAPDMATMLSFVFTDAAIEAPVLQQLLRAGAERSFNCVTVDGDTSTSDTLLIFATGQAGNPPVTAADDPRLPAFAAALDDLLIELAQLVARDGEGARKFVTVQVEGAADDASARRIAFSIANSPLVKTAVAGEDANWGRVVMAVGKAGEPAERDRLAIWFGDVRVAVEGARDPAYDEAAASAVMREQEVTIRVDLGLGAGTARVWTCDLTKAYVEINGDYRS
- a CDS encoding LysR family transcriptional regulator, which encodes MAHPQVLRDMALFVEVAKRKSFSQAAAALDVPISSLSRRITQFEASIGLRLLDRTTRKLVLTPYGEAYYEQAIRLVEEAQRCFDDLVAQARGPSGLLRISAPPEAWALRHLPDVIAAFLRTHEHVRIHVDLRMPGSDLMSEGCDLAIVMEEPRETAVIARPIGQLSTGLFAAPSYLARAGAPRHPDDLAHQQHTLLVAASGSTPLVLARAGESVTVTAGGAVSCNSLPLAQRFAAAGHGLVLLPEIDAAAEMPALQRVLPDWSGPPVPVAIVTTSRLIPARARAFIDVGGRHLAALLSLRGSDGAEGEEAADLSPLYAWQA
- the fdxA gene encoding ferredoxin FdxA, with product MTYVVTENCIKCKYMDCVEVCPVDCFYEGENMLVIHPDECIDCGVCEPECPAEAIKPDTEPGLEKWLKLNADLAKSWPNITQKKPAPADAKEWDGVAGKYEAHFSPNPGSGD